From the Streptomyces sp. KMM 9044 genome, one window contains:
- a CDS encoding cysteine desulfurase, which produces MTQTPGLLTEPRLLSEAIRKDFPILDRQVHDGRKLVYLDNAATSQKPRQVLDALSEYYERYNANVHRGVHVLAEEATALYEGARDKVAEFVNAPSRDEVIFTKNASESLNLVANMLGWADEPYRVDHETEIVITEMEHHSNIVPWQLLAQRTGAKLKWFGLTDDGRLDLSNIDEVITEKTKIVSFVLVSNILGTVNPVEAIVRRAQEVGALVCIDASQAAPHMPVDVQALQADFVAFTGHKMCGPTGIGVLWGRQELLEDLPPFLGGGEMIETVSMSSSTYAPAPHKFEAGTPPIAQAVGLGAAIDYLSAIGMDKILAHEHALTEYAVKRLAEVPDLRIIGPDTAEDRGAAISFALGDIHPHDVGQVLDEQGIAVRVGHHCARPVCLRYGIPATTRASFYLYSTPAEIDALVDGLEHVRNFFG; this is translated from the coding sequence GTGACACAGACGCCGGGCCTCCTCACCGAGCCCAGGCTCCTGAGCGAGGCGATCCGCAAGGACTTCCCCATCCTGGACCGTCAGGTCCACGACGGCCGAAAGCTCGTCTACCTGGACAACGCAGCGACCAGCCAGAAGCCGCGTCAGGTGCTGGACGCGCTCAGTGAGTACTACGAGCGCTACAACGCCAACGTCCACCGGGGTGTGCATGTGCTCGCCGAGGAGGCCACGGCGCTGTACGAGGGCGCGCGCGACAAGGTCGCGGAGTTCGTCAACGCGCCCTCGCGCGACGAGGTGATCTTCACGAAGAACGCCTCGGAGTCGCTCAACCTCGTGGCGAACATGCTCGGCTGGGCCGACGAACCCTACCGGGTGGACCACGAGACCGAGATCGTCATCACGGAGATGGAGCACCACTCCAACATCGTGCCGTGGCAGCTGCTCGCGCAGCGCACCGGTGCCAAGCTGAAGTGGTTCGGCCTCACCGACGACGGCCGCCTCGACCTGTCCAACATCGACGAGGTCATCACCGAGAAGACGAAGATCGTCTCCTTCGTGCTGGTCTCCAACATCCTGGGCACGGTCAACCCGGTCGAGGCGATCGTGCGCCGCGCCCAGGAGGTCGGCGCCCTGGTGTGCATCGACGCCTCCCAGGCCGCCCCGCACATGCCGGTGGACGTACAGGCCCTCCAGGCCGACTTCGTGGCCTTCACCGGCCACAAGATGTGCGGCCCGACCGGGATCGGCGTCCTGTGGGGGCGCCAGGAACTGCTCGAGGACCTGCCGCCGTTCCTCGGCGGCGGCGAGATGATCGAGACCGTGTCGATGAGCTCGTCGACCTACGCGCCGGCCCCGCACAAGTTCGAGGCGGGCACCCCGCCGATCGCCCAGGCGGTCGGTCTCGGTGCCGCGATCGACTACCTGTCGGCCATCGGCATGGACAAGATCCTCGCCCACGAGCACGCGCTCACCGAGTACGCCGTCAAGCGGCTGGCCGAGGTCCCGGACCTGCGCATCATCGGCCCCGACACGGCCGAGGACCGTGGCGCCGCGATCTCGTTCGCGCTGGGCGACATCCACCCGCACGACGTGGGCCAGGTCCTCGACGAGCAGGGCATAGCGGTCCGGGTCGGCCACCACTGCGCGCGGCCGGTCTGCCTGCGGTACGGAATTCCCGCGACCACGCGAGCGTCGTTCTATCTGTACTCCACACCGGCCGAGATCGACGCGCTGGTCGACGGCCTGGAGCACGTACGGAACTTCTTCGGCTGA
- the sufU gene encoding Fe-S cluster assembly sulfur transfer protein SufU: MKLDSMYQEVILDHYKNPHGRGLRDGDAEVHHVNPTCGDEITLRVKYDGTTVSDVSYEGQGCSISQASASVLNDLLVGKDLATAQRIQETFLELMQSKGRIEPDDAMEETLEDAIAFAGVSKYPARVKCALLSWMAWKDATAQALGSDAERTTA, translated from the coding sequence GTGAAGCTTGATTCGATGTACCAGGAAGTCATCCTGGACCACTACAAGAACCCGCACGGGCGGGGCTTGCGGGACGGCGACGCCGAGGTGCACCACGTCAACCCGACGTGCGGCGACGAGATCACGCTGCGGGTGAAGTACGACGGCACGACGGTGAGCGACGTCTCGTACGAGGGGCAGGGCTGCTCCATCAGCCAGGCCTCCGCCTCCGTGCTGAACGACCTGCTGGTCGGCAAGGACCTCGCCACGGCGCAGCGGATCCAGGAGACCTTCCTGGAGCTGATGCAGTCCAAGGGCAGGATCGAGCCGGACGACGCGATGGAGGAGACCCTGGAGGACGCGATCGCGTTCGCCGGGGTGTCCAAGTACCCCGCCCGCGTCAAGTGCGCCCTCCTGAGCTGGATGGCGTGGAAGGACGCGACAGCCCAGGCCCTGGGCTCCGACGCCGAAAGGACAACGGCATGA
- a CDS encoding metal-sulfur cluster assembly factor: MSETVEMKPASEEELREALMDVVDPELGIDVVNLGLIYGVHVDDSNVATIDMTLTSAACPLTDVIEDQAKSATEGLVSELRINWVWMPPWGPDKITDDGREQLRALGFNV, translated from the coding sequence ATGAGCGAGACCGTGGAGATGAAGCCGGCCTCGGAGGAGGAGCTCCGCGAGGCCCTGATGGATGTCGTCGACCCCGAACTGGGCATCGACGTCGTCAACCTCGGCCTGATCTACGGAGTCCACGTCGACGACTCCAACGTGGCGACCATCGACATGACCCTGACATCCGCGGCCTGCCCGCTGACCGATGTCATCGAGGACCAGGCCAAGTCCGCCACCGAAGGCCTGGTCAGCGAACTGCGCATCAACTGGGTCTGGATGCCGCCGTGGGGCCCCGACAAGATCACGGACGACGGCCGCGAACAGCTGAGGGCACTCGGCTTCAACGTCTGA
- a CDS encoding DMT family transporter codes for MGYLLLAGAIAAEVGATTAMKYSEGFSRLWPSLLTLLGYVVSFTLLAQTLRTLSIGTAYAIWAGVGTAAIAAIGVMFMGEGLTVVKVAGIALIIVGVVVLNLGGAH; via the coding sequence ATGGGATACCTGCTGCTCGCCGGGGCGATCGCCGCGGAGGTCGGCGCCACCACCGCCATGAAGTACAGCGAGGGCTTCAGCAGACTCTGGCCCTCGCTGCTGACCCTGCTCGGCTACGTGGTCTCCTTCACCCTGCTCGCGCAGACGCTGCGTACCCTCTCCATCGGCACCGCGTACGCCATCTGGGCGGGGGTGGGCACGGCCGCCATCGCCGCGATCGGCGTCATGTTCATGGGGGAGGGGCTCACCGTCGTCAAGGTCGCCGGGATCGCGCTGATCATCGTGGGCGTGGTCGTGCTCAACCTCGGTGGCGCGCACTGA
- a CDS encoding TetR/AcrR family transcriptional regulator — protein MARRYDPERRRRITDAAIRVVGRSGIAGLSHRSVAAEADVPLGSTTYHFKTLDELLVAALRQANEGFAKAVASRGGLQDPRTDLAAELAGLLGEWLAGERTGVELEYELYLAALRRPALRPVAAEWCEDVTELLSRRTDPDTARALVALMDGICLQTLLTGTPYDEEYAREMLGRVLVGE, from the coding sequence ATGGCCCGGCGGTACGACCCCGAGCGGCGTCGGCGGATCACCGACGCGGCGATCCGCGTCGTCGGCAGGAGCGGCATCGCGGGCCTCAGCCACCGCAGCGTCGCCGCCGAGGCCGATGTGCCGCTCGGCTCCACGACGTACCACTTCAAGACCCTCGACGAGCTGCTGGTGGCCGCGCTGCGCCAGGCGAACGAGGGCTTCGCCAAGGCCGTCGCCTCACGCGGCGGCCTGCAGGACCCGCGCACCGACCTGGCGGCCGAACTCGCCGGCCTGCTCGGCGAGTGGCTCGCGGGCGAACGCACCGGCGTCGAGCTGGAGTACGAGCTGTATCTGGCGGCCCTGCGCCGCCCCGCCCTGCGTCCCGTCGCGGCCGAGTGGTGCGAGGACGTCACCGAACTGCTGTCCCGCCGCACCGACCCGGACACCGCCCGCGCCCTGGTCGCCCTGATGGACGGCATCTGTCTCCAGACCCTGTTGACCGGAACGCCGTACGACGAGGAGTACGCGCGGGAGATGCTCGGCCGGGTCCTGGTCGGGGAGTGA
- a CDS encoding acyl-CoA dehydrogenase family protein, giving the protein MIDTQLSRQQDVSDELATALFGTRAASLHHPWKRLFSSAPFSYQEGLSHEERIRLSYERLRLVNDAVDHPSAFATDPAALSAMHEWAGVTDAGMATCASIHYNLFLGSLLDHDHDQRDLTEYLRMARVGTFLCTELAHGNDAAQMETTCTFDRATGGLVLHTPRPEACKWMPNTSAVGGPKDAVVAARLLVDDRDLGVFLFLTPLHDAHGTPMPGIRIRRLPRTASSPVDHCATSFDHVGLPYTALLQGDHGRLTPDGRFTSNLGNPRKRFLRSIGRVTMGKLCMSAYSLGTTRHALTVATRHAHNRHTSGMTSGHKVPLFAHRSHHAPLLEATATAYAATLLQRSVTQQWTQATDDDLQDCERLVAVAKGWITWQARAIMTECRERCGAQGLILANGIAGQLAANEGTITAEGDNKVIWVKAAGEMLLGGFAPKPASEIPPGQRVLEDPHYLQELLTDVERIWHERARTRLRGGRPPSPLARWNATVTPALQLVEAHAHRLAGDALLDAATRAGAAAARQILADLHRLFTLRRIAAHSGDLLAQGRLTTDQVQRLPDAVESAVAALEPHALTLVGGFDVPEELLNSHPVLHADNPEALVSA; this is encoded by the coding sequence GTGATTGACACTCAGCTCTCTCGCCAGCAGGACGTGTCCGACGAACTCGCCACCGCGCTGTTCGGTACCCGCGCCGCGAGTCTCCACCACCCCTGGAAGCGGCTGTTCAGCTCTGCACCGTTCTCCTACCAGGAGGGTCTCAGTCACGAAGAACGTATCCGGCTGTCGTACGAGCGTCTGCGTCTGGTCAACGACGCCGTCGACCATCCGTCGGCCTTCGCGACCGACCCCGCCGCGCTGAGCGCGATGCACGAGTGGGCCGGCGTCACCGACGCCGGCATGGCGACCTGCGCCAGCATCCACTACAACCTCTTCCTCGGCAGCCTCCTCGATCACGACCACGACCAGCGGGACCTGACGGAGTATCTGCGGATGGCCCGCGTCGGAACGTTTCTGTGCACCGAACTCGCGCACGGCAACGACGCCGCCCAGATGGAAACCACCTGCACCTTCGACCGTGCCACCGGTGGCTTAGTCCTCCACACCCCCCGCCCCGAGGCCTGCAAGTGGATGCCCAACACCAGCGCCGTGGGCGGGCCCAAGGACGCAGTGGTCGCCGCCCGCCTCCTCGTCGACGACCGGGACCTGGGCGTCTTCCTGTTCCTGACTCCGCTGCACGACGCCCACGGCACACCGATGCCCGGCATCCGAATACGCCGCCTGCCCCGGACGGCCAGCAGCCCGGTCGACCACTGCGCCACCAGCTTCGACCACGTCGGCCTGCCCTACACCGCACTGCTCCAGGGCGACCACGGCCGCCTCACTCCCGACGGCCGCTTCACCAGCAACCTCGGCAACCCCCGCAAACGCTTCCTCCGCTCCATCGGACGCGTCACCATGGGCAAACTCTGCATGAGCGCCTACAGCCTCGGCACCACCCGCCACGCCCTGACCGTAGCCACCCGCCACGCCCACAACCGCCACACCTCCGGCATGACCAGCGGCCACAAGGTGCCGCTGTTCGCACACCGCAGCCACCACGCCCCGCTGCTGGAAGCCACCGCCACCGCCTACGCCGCCACCCTCCTGCAACGCAGTGTCACCCAGCAGTGGACACAGGCGACGGACGACGACCTGCAGGACTGCGAACGGCTCGTCGCCGTGGCCAAGGGATGGATCACCTGGCAGGCACGCGCCATCATGACCGAATGCCGCGAACGCTGCGGCGCCCAGGGCCTGATCCTCGCCAACGGCATCGCCGGCCAGCTCGCCGCGAACGAGGGCACCATCACCGCCGAAGGCGACAACAAGGTCATCTGGGTCAAGGCCGCAGGCGAAATGCTCCTCGGCGGCTTCGCCCCGAAACCGGCCAGTGAGATCCCGCCGGGGCAGCGCGTGCTGGAGGACCCGCACTACCTGCAGGAACTCCTGACGGACGTCGAGCGGATATGGCACGAACGAGCCCGCACCCGGCTGCGCGGCGGCCGGCCCCCCTCCCCCCTGGCCCGCTGGAACGCCACCGTCACCCCCGCCCTCCAACTCGTCGAGGCCCACGCCCACCGCCTGGCCGGCGACGCCCTCCTCGACGCGGCGACCCGGGCAGGCGCCGCGGCAGCCCGGCAGATCCTCGCCGACCTGCACCGGCTGTTCACCCTGCGCCGCATCGCCGCGCACAGCGGTGACCTGCTGGCCCAGGGGCGGCTCACCACCGACCAGGTACAGCGGCTGCCCGACGCCGTCGAGAGTGCCGTCGCAGCCCTGGAGCCCCACGCGCTGACGCTGGTCGGAGGATTCGACGTGCCGGAGGAACTGCTGAACAGCCACCCCGTACTGCACGCGGACAATCCGGAAGCCCTCGTCTCCGCATAG
- the dapD gene encoding 2,3,4,5-tetrahydropyridine-2,6-dicarboxylate N-succinyltransferase, which produces MTDSTAQSTTGAVAAGLATLTADGTVLDTWFPAPELAAAPGPSGTERLSAERAAELLGAGATAAIGPDARRGVEVVAVRTVISSLDEKPTDAHDVYLRLHLLSHRLVKPHGQNLEGMFGFLANVAWTSLGPVAVDDVEKVRLNARAEGLHLAVTSIDKFPRMTDYVVPKGVRIADADRVRLGAHLAAGTTVMHEGFVNFNGGTLGTSMVEGRISAGVVVGDGSDIGGGASTMGTLSGGGSVIIAIGERCLVGAEAGVGIALGDECVVEAGLYVTAGTRVTMPDGEVVKARALSGASHILFRRNSITGTVEARPNNAVWGGLNDVLHSHN; this is translated from the coding sequence ATGACCGACTCGACTGCTCAGAGCACCACCGGCGCAGTGGCCGCCGGCCTCGCCACCCTCACCGCCGACGGAACCGTCCTCGACACCTGGTTCCCCGCCCCCGAACTCGCCGCCGCGCCCGGCCCGTCCGGCACCGAGCGGCTGTCCGCCGAGCGCGCCGCCGAACTCCTCGGCGCCGGCGCGACCGCGGCGATCGGACCGGACGCGCGCCGGGGTGTCGAAGTGGTCGCGGTCCGTACGGTCATCTCCTCGCTCGACGAGAAGCCGACCGACGCGCACGACGTCTACCTGCGCCTCCACCTGCTCTCGCACCGTCTGGTCAAGCCGCACGGCCAGAACCTGGAGGGCATGTTCGGCTTCCTCGCGAACGTCGCCTGGACCTCGCTCGGCCCCGTCGCCGTCGACGACGTCGAGAAGGTGCGGCTGAACGCCCGCGCCGAGGGCCTGCACCTGGCCGTCACGTCCATCGACAAGTTCCCCCGGATGACGGACTATGTCGTCCCCAAGGGCGTCCGCATCGCCGACGCGGACCGGGTCCGCCTGGGCGCCCACCTCGCCGCGGGCACCACGGTCATGCACGAGGGCTTCGTCAACTTCAACGGGGGCACCCTCGGCACCTCCATGGTCGAGGGCCGCATCTCCGCGGGCGTCGTTGTCGGCGACGGCTCGGACATCGGCGGCGGCGCCTCCACCATGGGCACGCTGTCCGGCGGCGGCAGCGTGATCATCGCCATCGGCGAGCGCTGCCTGGTCGGGGCCGAGGCGGGCGTCGGCATCGCGCTCGGCGACGAGTGCGTCGTCGAGGCAGGCCTGTACGTCACCGCGGGCACCCGCGTGACCATGCCCGACGGCGAGGTCGTCAAGGCCCGCGCGCTGTCCGGCGCCTCCCACATTCTCTTCCGCCGCAACTCGATCACCGGCACGGTCGAGGCCCGCCCGAACAATGCGGTCTGGGGCGGCCTGAACGACGTCCTGCACAGCCACAACTGA
- a CDS encoding RNA polymerase sigma-70 factor has product MTQSKAKERPVKSERSEPTAGRPAGEAGTDAATEVFVDHRNLLFTVAYEMLGSAADAEDMLQETWLRWAGVELGTVRDRRAYLVRITTRQALNRLRTLGRRKESYVGSWLPEPLLTTPDVAEDVELADSVSTAMMLVLETLTPTERAVFVLREVFALEYDEIAEAVDRKPATVRQIAHRARAHVAARRPREHVSSTDSRKALDAFRRAVETGDLQNLLDILAPDVVLLGDGGGVRQAVLRPIVGADKVARLLTAGLGRIPAGSSFLPAEVNGRPALLLRVDGELDTVLTVRVEGGLVTGLYAVRNPEKLSHMRRETVLSR; this is encoded by the coding sequence ATGACGCAGTCAAAAGCGAAGGAACGTCCGGTGAAGAGCGAACGAAGCGAGCCCACGGCCGGGCGCCCCGCGGGCGAAGCGGGAACGGATGCCGCCACCGAGGTGTTCGTCGACCACCGCAACCTCCTGTTCACGGTCGCCTACGAGATGCTGGGCTCGGCCGCCGACGCGGAGGACATGCTGCAGGAGACCTGGCTGCGGTGGGCGGGGGTCGAGCTCGGCACGGTGCGGGACCGGCGGGCGTACCTGGTCCGGATCACCACACGCCAGGCGCTGAACCGGCTGCGCACGCTCGGCCGCCGCAAGGAGTCCTATGTGGGCTCGTGGCTGCCCGAGCCGCTGCTCACCACGCCCGACGTGGCCGAGGACGTCGAACTCGCCGACAGCGTCTCGACGGCGATGATGCTGGTGCTGGAGACACTCACGCCGACGGAGCGGGCGGTGTTCGTGCTGCGCGAGGTGTTCGCCCTGGAGTACGACGAGATCGCGGAGGCCGTCGACCGGAAACCGGCCACGGTCCGCCAGATCGCGCACCGCGCACGCGCCCACGTGGCGGCACGCCGGCCGCGCGAACACGTCTCGTCGACGGACTCCCGAAAGGCGCTCGACGCGTTCCGCCGGGCGGTCGAGACGGGAGACCTCCAGAACCTGCTCGACATCCTGGCACCGGATGTGGTCCTGCTGGGCGACGGCGGCGGGGTCAGGCAGGCCGTCCTGCGGCCCATCGTCGGGGCCGACAAGGTGGCCCGCCTGCTGACCGCGGGCCTGGGCAGGATCCCCGCCGGTTCCTCGTTCCTGCCGGCCGAGGTCAACGGCCGCCCGGCACTGCTCCTGCGGGTCGACGGCGAACTCGACACCGTCCTGACGGTCCGCGTCGAGGGCGGCCTCGTCACCGGCCTGTACGCCGTACGCAACCCGGAGAAGCTGTCCCACATGCGCCGGGAAACAGTCCTGAGCCGCTGA